The following proteins come from a genomic window of Chlamydiales bacterium:
- a CDS encoding mechanosensitive ion channel family protein, which yields MERYFSHWIWQVLFVTASTLLIAGTEKFFMRRVRRRKMNSMWQSIFIDSLEPPLHVLIWLIGMTFAAQILEVEIDAKIFNLIEPTWYIGLISLIAWFLIRFVQRIEENILTISCKVDKTTADAIGKILRISILITATLVTLQTLGVSLSGVLAFGGIGGIAIGFAAKDLLSNFFGGFMLYLDRPFSVGDLISLQDQPIQGTVESIGWRLTQILSLEKRPLYVPNHIFATVAIENFSRMRNRRIKETIGIRYADGNQVIPILREIREMFKLSSEIDKSQICLVNLDEFGPSSLNLLIHLFTKKTKLEEFRAVKENILLKIHEIILSHGAEIAFPTQTIHLVESKSCDCNV from the coding sequence ATGGAAAGATATTTTTCTCACTGGATTTGGCAAGTTTTATTCGTAACGGCTAGTACTCTTCTGATTGCGGGGACTGAGAAATTTTTTATGCGACGGGTTCGTCGTCGTAAAATGAATAGCATGTGGCAAAGTATTTTCATCGATTCTTTAGAACCTCCTCTTCATGTACTTATTTGGTTGATAGGGATGACGTTTGCTGCACAGATTTTAGAAGTAGAGATAGATGCAAAAATTTTCAATCTCATCGAACCTACCTGGTATATTGGTCTAATTTCGCTCATTGCATGGTTTTTGATTCGTTTTGTTCAACGAATCGAAGAGAATATTTTAACTATTAGCTGTAAGGTTGATAAAACTACAGCTGATGCAATTGGAAAGATTTTACGGATTTCCATTCTTATTACTGCGACTCTTGTTACATTGCAAACCCTTGGAGTGAGTTTATCTGGTGTCTTAGCATTTGGAGGAATTGGAGGCATTGCGATTGGTTTTGCAGCTAAAGACCTTTTATCTAATTTTTTTGGAGGTTTTATGCTCTATCTTGATCGGCCTTTTTCTGTTGGAGATTTAATTTCCTTACAAGATCAACCTATTCAAGGGACTGTAGAATCTATTGGATGGAGATTAACACAGATTTTGAGTCTTGAGAAACGCCCTCTTTATGTTCCAAATCATATTTTTGCTACAGTCGCAATTGAAAACTTTTCACGTATGCGCAATCGACGAATCAAAGAGACAATTGGCATCCGTTATGCCGATGGGAATCAAGTGATTCCTATACTTAGAGAAATTCGTGAAATGTTTAAATTAAGTTCTGAGATTGATAAGAGTCAGATTTGTTTAGTTAACCTAGACGAGTTTGGTCCCTCCTCACTCAACCTTTTGATTCATCTTTTTACTAAAAAAACAAAATTAGAAGAGTTTCGAGCAGTAAAAGAAAATATTCTTTTGAAAATCCATGAAATTATCCTCTCTCATGGAGCTGAAATTGCTTTTCCGACTCAAACAATTCATCTTGTTGAATCAAAATCTTGCGATTGTAATGTCTAA
- the waaF gene encoding lipopolysaccharide heptosyltransferase II: MKEYTQLPFRDPGKEDKNQKLEFDNILIRMPNWIGDLVMATPILADVDRKWPKAKITAMCQGTIAPLLIGHPHIDEMFTFSRPHEFLRRPMNRDLIQRIRQGKYDLGILLSNSFSSAWWFWRGGVKRRIGFASNWRSFILNDAIAFPKERGKEHLVETYKRLLTVIDIPISKTQPKLFVTEEEQSTADEILRQCGIPREGKIVGINPNAAYGPAKCWLPTRFRSLIEKLVHDPKIYVICFGDQGNTSFVDKICDNISPQVINLAGMTSLRELMALIKKCTVFLTNDSGPMHIAAALKTPLLALFGSTNEMVTGPYHHGEVIHKHVDCSPCYKRTCPIDFRCMKQINVEEVYQALLPYLE, encoded by the coding sequence ATGAAAGAGTATACGCAGCTTCCCTTCCGCGACCCTGGTAAAGAAGATAAAAATCAAAAATTGGAGTTCGATAATATTCTCATACGTATGCCTAATTGGATTGGAGATCTAGTCATGGCAACTCCGATTCTTGCGGATGTTGATAGAAAATGGCCTAAAGCCAAAATAACAGCAATGTGCCAGGGAACAATTGCTCCTCTTTTGATTGGTCATCCTCATATCGATGAAATGTTTACTTTCTCTCGCCCTCATGAATTCTTGCGTCGCCCAATGAACCGTGACCTCATTCAAAGAATACGACAAGGAAAATATGATCTTGGGATTCTTTTATCTAATTCTTTTTCTTCGGCTTGGTGGTTTTGGCGAGGAGGAGTAAAAAGACGTATCGGATTTGCTTCAAACTGGCGGTCTTTTATCCTTAACGACGCGATCGCTTTCCCTAAAGAACGAGGGAAAGAACATCTTGTGGAAACCTATAAACGCCTTCTCACAGTGATTGATATCCCAATTTCTAAGACTCAACCCAAACTCTTTGTCACAGAAGAAGAGCAATCTACTGCTGATGAAATTCTAAGACAATGTGGGATTCCTAGGGAAGGTAAAATTGTGGGCATTAACCCTAATGCTGCCTATGGCCCAGCTAAGTGTTGGCTTCCTACACGGTTTCGCAGTCTCATTGAAAAACTAGTTCATGATCCCAAGATCTATGTGATATGCTTTGGTGACCAGGGGAATACTTCCTTTGTAGACAAAATTTGTGACAACATTTCTCCTCAGGTCATAAACCTTGCTGGTATGACTTCTTTACGCGAACTTATGGCTCTTATCAAAAAATGTACAGTTTTCTTAACCAATGATAGTGGACCCATGCATATTGCAGCTGCTCTAAAAACCCCTCTTCTTGCCCTTTTTGGCTCTACCAATGAAATGGTAACTGGGCCTTATCACCATGGTGAAGTTATTCATAAACATGTCGATTGTTCTCCTTGTTATAAACGCACCTGTCCGATTGATTTTAGATGCATGAAACAAATTAACGTTGAAGAAGTGTACCAAGCACTCCTCCCTTATTTAGAATAA
- the ruvC gene encoding crossover junction endodeoxyribonuclease RuvC produces MSEKSKLILGIDPGTCVTGYGLIRMDERRFFSVVDYGSISPPAAKPLSFRYRVIYQAIEELINIHHPQVVAVETQYVHKNPQSAIKLGMARGVVLLAAALRDIPIFEYAPSRAKRAVVGNGNASKQQVGGMVQRILSLSEFPKPEDAADALALAICHGQTLGKETCIPI; encoded by the coding sequence ATGAGTGAAAAATCTAAGCTAATTCTTGGCATTGATCCTGGCACCTGTGTAACGGGTTATGGTCTTATTCGTATGGATGAGAGACGTTTTTTCTCTGTTGTAGATTATGGATCGATCTCTCCTCCTGCTGCTAAACCTCTTTCTTTTCGATACCGTGTGATTTATCAAGCAATTGAAGAATTGATCAATATACATCATCCTCAAGTAGTAGCAGTTGAAACTCAATATGTACATAAAAATCCTCAAAGTGCAATTAAGCTTGGCATGGCACGAGGCGTTGTCTTACTTGCAGCTGCTTTGCGAGATATTCCAATTTTCGAATATGCTCCTTCTCGTGCTAAAAGAGCTGTTGTAGGGAATGGAAATGCGAGTAAACAGCAAGTAGGTGGAATGGTGCAGCGCATTCTTTCTCTATCCGAGTTTCCTAAACCAGAAGATGCTGCTGACGCACTTGCCTTGGCCATTTGCCATGGTCAAACTTTAGGAAAAGAGACATGTATACCTATATAA
- the ruvA gene encoding Holliday junction branch migration protein RuvA has product MYTYIKGIFVETLPIGVILDVQGIGYRILLSFKDLGKLPAIGEELLLHTSFIVRELSQTLYGFLLKAERDVFDSLITVTGIGPKTGLAIIGHLSLGQLKEAVESHNAACLAKVPGIGKITAERLLIELQGHFKSKIFPKEIGMTNQLNDALQALMQLGYTQVAAEKAVKRAANNLKSDSDLSTLISAALKYR; this is encoded by the coding sequence ATGTATACCTATATAAAGGGAATTTTTGTTGAAACACTTCCAATAGGAGTGATCCTTGATGTGCAAGGCATTGGGTATCGCATTCTTCTTTCTTTTAAAGATTTAGGAAAGCTTCCAGCCATTGGTGAGGAGCTTCTTCTTCATACTTCTTTTATCGTCCGAGAACTTTCGCAAACGCTTTATGGTTTTTTATTAAAAGCAGAAAGAGACGTATTTGATAGCCTTATTACTGTCACAGGTATAGGACCAAAGACAGGATTAGCAATCATAGGGCATCTTTCTTTAGGTCAATTGAAAGAGGCTGTTGAATCTCACAATGCTGCTTGTTTAGCGAAGGTCCCTGGAATTGGGAAAATTACTGCTGAAAGGCTATTAATTGAGTTACAAGGACATTTTAAAAGCAAAATCTTTCCAAAAGAGATTGGTATGACAAATCAATTAAACGATGCTCTACAAGCGTTGATGCAACTTGGATATACACAGGTAGCAGCAGAAAAAGCTGTCAAAAGAGCTGCAAATAATCTGAAAAGCGATAGTGATCTTTCTACATTAATTTCCGCGGCTCTCAAATATCGTTAA
- the ndk gene encoding nucleoside-diphosphate kinase, translated as MEERTLSIIKPDGVSKNLIGKILDRFEKAKLKIVGVKMLRMSKALGEQFYAIHKNRPFYQELVTFISSGPILVSVLQGENAIMKNRDIMGATDPKKALIGTIRADFADSIEKNIVHGSDGIETAATEIAFFFKPEEIYPF; from the coding sequence ATGGAAGAACGAACGCTTTCAATTATTAAGCCTGATGGAGTAAGTAAAAATTTAATAGGAAAGATTTTAGACCGTTTTGAAAAAGCAAAACTTAAAATTGTTGGGGTAAAAATGCTCCGTATGAGTAAGGCATTGGGAGAGCAATTTTATGCAATTCATAAAAATCGCCCATTTTATCAAGAGCTTGTGACATTTATTAGCTCAGGTCCTATTTTAGTTTCAGTTTTGCAAGGTGAAAATGCGATTATGAAAAATCGTGACATTATGGGTGCAACTGACCCCAAAAAGGCTTTAATCGGAACAATCCGTGCAGATTTTGCTGATTCAATTGAAAAAAATATTGTCCATGGTTCTGATGGGATTGAGACTGCTGCTACTGAAATCGCTTTTTTCTTTAAACCAGAAGAAATTTATCCCTTCTAA
- a CDS encoding aminodeoxychorismate/anthranilate synthase component II produces MIIIDNYDSFTYNILQCFYILGYKFDVVRNNLFSVDQILDRNPRLLVIGPGPGNPLGAGISKKLIEMSSVPVLGICLGHQAIGEVFGAEVIRAPQVMHGKTSLVYHEGGILYQNIPSPFEATRYHSLIVKNLSNKLELEAWTSCGEIMGLRHKKRPIFGIQFHPESIATKYGLELLKNFVEKFAPQKESIKEIV; encoded by the coding sequence ATGATTATAATTGATAACTACGATTCATTTACTTATAACATTTTACAATGTTTTTATATTCTTGGATATAAGTTTGATGTTGTTCGTAATAATCTTTTTTCCGTCGATCAAATATTAGATAGAAATCCACGTTTACTAGTTATTGGTCCTGGACCAGGAAATCCATTAGGAGCTGGGATATCCAAAAAACTGATTGAAATGTCTTCAGTCCCAGTCCTTGGGATTTGTTTAGGCCATCAAGCGATTGGAGAGGTATTTGGTGCTGAGGTAATTAGAGCTCCTCAGGTCATGCATGGTAAAACTTCATTGGTTTATCATGAAGGTGGAATTCTTTATCAAAATATTCCATCGCCCTTTGAAGCAACTCGTTATCATTCTTTAATCGTAAAAAATCTATCTAATAAGCTTGAATTAGAAGCATGGACAAGTTGTGGAGAAATTATGGGATTACGTCATAAGAAGAGGCCAATTTTTGGAATTCAGTTTCATCCAGAATCGATTGCAACAAAATATGGTTTAGAATTGCTAAAAAATTTTGTTGAAAAATTTGCTCCTCAAAAAGAGTCAATCAAGGAAATAGTGTAG
- the lptB gene encoding LPS export ABC transporter ATP-binding protein: MVNQKPLLQLDNLEKKYGDRIILSKLSLSVQEGEIVGLLGPNGAGKTTAFYIAMGLIAPDKGKILFKEMDITKKPIHKRAKMGIGYLAQEPSVFRNLTVEENILCILEILPMSKQNKFARLEELLHELQLEKFAKQKAFSLSGGERRRLEITRALVTNPSLLLLDEPFANIDPISIYDVQQMIRLLAKKKISILITDHNAREIFSIVDRSYLIDHGKVFLSGTVDQLIDNQEAKLTYFGSAFKM, translated from the coding sequence ATGGTAAATCAAAAACCTCTTCTTCAACTAGACAATCTTGAGAAAAAGTATGGTGACCGTATCATCCTTTCAAAGCTCTCTTTATCTGTTCAAGAAGGTGAAATTGTGGGGCTTCTTGGACCAAATGGAGCAGGCAAAACAACAGCTTTTTATATAGCTATGGGTCTGATTGCTCCTGATAAAGGAAAGATTCTTTTTAAAGAGATGGATATTACAAAAAAACCTATCCATAAACGTGCAAAAATGGGAATCGGCTATCTTGCTCAAGAACCCTCTGTCTTCCGTAATTTGACAGTAGAAGAGAATATTCTCTGTATCCTCGAAATTTTACCCATGAGTAAACAGAATAAATTCGCTCGCTTGGAAGAATTACTGCATGAATTACAACTAGAAAAATTTGCAAAACAAAAAGCTTTTAGCTTATCTGGAGGAGAACGTCGACGCCTTGAAATCACCCGTGCACTTGTGACCAATCCTTCTCTTCTTCTTCTTGATGAGCCATTTGCTAATATTGATCCCATTTCTATTTATGATGTACAGCAGATGATTCGCCTTCTTGCAAAGAAAAAAATTAGTATCCTCATCACTGATCATAATGCACGTGAAATCTTTTCAATAGTCGATCGTAGTTATTTGATTGATCATGGGAAAGTCTTCCTCTCTGGGACAGTCGATCAACTTATCGACAATCAAGAAGCAAAATTAACATATTTTGGCTCAGCATTTAAAATGTAA
- the kdsA gene encoding 3-deoxy-8-phosphooctulonate synthase, with translation MAGFTLDSFFVICGPCVIENELHTMQCAEFLTDLFRSKEIQLIFKASYDKANRSSINSFRGPGIEKGLKILKKIREEFHVPILTDIHSPEEASKAAEVCDILQIPAFLSRQTDLLLAAANTGAMINVKKGQFMAPWDMKEVVNKITSTGNHHLMITERGTTFGYNNLVSDLRGIPIMQKLGYPIIYDATHSVQLPGSLGQTSGGEREFIPTLSAAALAAGANGIYAESHPDPVDAKSDSALMIPFSDLPDLLDHWLRIFQATQLCVRNS, from the coding sequence ATGGCAGGATTTACATTAGATTCCTTTTTCGTGATTTGTGGCCCTTGTGTCATTGAAAATGAGTTACACACAATGCAATGTGCTGAGTTTCTAACTGATCTTTTTCGATCAAAAGAGATCCAGCTGATTTTTAAAGCAAGCTATGATAAAGCTAATCGCTCATCAATTAATTCATTTAGAGGACCTGGGATTGAAAAAGGTCTAAAAATTCTTAAAAAAATCCGTGAAGAATTTCATGTTCCCATTCTCACGGATATTCATTCTCCTGAAGAGGCCTCTAAAGCAGCGGAAGTTTGTGATATCCTTCAAATTCCAGCTTTTTTATCTCGTCAGACTGATTTATTATTAGCTGCTGCAAATACAGGAGCAATGATTAATGTAAAAAAGGGTCAATTTATGGCACCTTGGGATATGAAAGAGGTCGTCAATAAAATTACATCGACAGGGAATCATCATCTTATGATTACTGAACGTGGGACAACTTTTGGCTATAATAATCTTGTCAGTGATTTACGTGGAATTCCAATCATGCAAAAATTAGGTTATCCTATCATTTATGATGCCACCCATTCTGTTCAGCTTCCTGGGAGCCTTGGACAGACATCAGGAGGAGAGAGAGAATTCATCCCAACTCTCTCAGCAGCAGCTCTAGCAGCTGGTGCTAACGGGATCTATGCAGAATCTCATCCTGATCCAGTTGATGCTAAAAGTGATTCCGCTTTAATGATTCCTTTTTCCGATCTTCCAGATCTGCTGGACCACTGGTTACGGATTTTTCAAGCCACACAACTATGTGTAAGAAATTCCTAA
- the folK gene encoding 2-amino-4-hydroxy-6-hydroxymethyldihydropteridine diphosphokinase yields MTKNCYIGMGGNFLDTPKAMQLAIQQLKSNKAIFDFTSSLFYRTTAVSIHPQPDYLNVVCRFSCDLALEELWKEMQKIEIQLGKKKKPKNAPRLIDLDLLFFGEKLCYSDRLILPHPKWHQRLFVLAPLTDLTEILPLGINVKKLLENFSNPHKEQVKVWQDLH; encoded by the coding sequence ATGACTAAAAATTGTTATATTGGAATGGGAGGAAATTTTTTAGATACTCCTAAAGCAATGCAATTAGCAATTCAACAGCTAAAAAGCAATAAAGCCATTTTTGATTTCACTTCCTCTCTTTTCTATCGTACGACTGCTGTCTCTATTCACCCTCAACCAGACTATTTAAATGTCGTCTGTCGTTTTTCTTGTGACCTTGCCCTAGAAGAGCTTTGGAAAGAGATGCAAAAAATTGAAATACAATTAGGAAAAAAGAAAAAGCCAAAAAATGCTCCTCGTTTAATTGATTTAGACTTGCTATTTTTTGGAGAAAAACTATGTTACTCTGATCGCTTAATTTTACCACACCCAAAATGGCATCAACGACTCTTTGTTCTGGCCCCATTGACCGATCTCACAGAAATACTTCCTTTAGGTATAAATGTAAAAAAATTATTGGAAAATTTTTCTAATCCTCATAAAGAACAGGTAAAAGTATGGCAGGATTTACATTAG
- a CDS encoding KH domain-containing protein gives MKDFVAYIVKNLVDYPDEVKINEIGGTQTLILELLVKKSDIGKIIGKQGKTINAIRTLLISVASRNGIRVNLELVE, from the coding sequence ATGAAAGACTTTGTAGCTTATATTGTGAAAAATTTGGTTGACTATCCAGATGAAGTAAAGATTAATGAGATCGGAGGGACCCAAACTCTAATCTTGGAACTTTTAGTTAAAAAGTCTGATATCGGTAAGATTATCGGAAAACAAGGGAAAACGATTAATGCAATCAGAACCCTATTAATATCCGTTGCGAGCCGGAATGGGATTCGAGTCAACTTAGAACTTGTAGAATAG